A genome region from Brassica oleracea var. oleracea cultivar TO1000 chromosome C2, BOL, whole genome shotgun sequence includes the following:
- the LOC106323509 gene encoding glutathione S-transferase T3-like, whose translation MDKCLAGSSKIRITCHQSGSNLSTDASVFGTQWAEDATEEEHVMSDRKERRNWSPTEDIVLISAWLNTSKDPVVGNDQKAIAFWKRIAAYVAYSPKLFALQKREPSHCKQRWGKINESVCKFVGCYEAAMKAKASGMSEDDVLKMVHELFFNDYKVKFTLEHAWLELRHDQKWRKLDDQSAQSSTSVLGEDDIGSRPVGVKAAKAKGKRSISKPALEEEEREFQSFCKIRQQDFALKDQLNKHKLLDSLIAKTEPLSELEIALKNKLITDICPEISFACVYRDGLNWNMTNYAVWQVGHKKQLGLWSDASRVVFDSILVTQ comes from the exons ATGGACAAATGTCTTGCTGGGAGCAGCAAGATACGGATCACGTGTCATCAAAGCGGATCAAACCTGTCAACAG ATGCCTCTGTCTTCGGGACACAGTGGGCTGAAGATGCAACAGAAGAGGAACACGTCATGTCTGACCGTAAAGAAAGAAGGAACTGGTCACCAACTGAAGATATTGTGCTCATCAGTGCTTGGCTCAACACCTCCAAGGATCCTGTCGTGGGGAATGATCAGAAGGCAATAGCATTTTGGAAACGGATAGCGGCTTATGTTGCATATAGTCCAAAGCTTTTTGCTTTGCAAAAGAGGGAGCCAAGTCACTGTAAGCAGAGGTGGGGGAAGATCAACGAGAGTGTATGTAAGTTTGTTGGGTGTTATGAAGCTGCAATGAAAGCTAAAGCTAGTGGGATGAGTGAGGATGATGTGTTGAAGATGGTGCATGAGTTATTCTTCAATGACTACAAGGTCAAGTTTACACTCGAGCATGCGTGGTTGGAGCTTCGCCATGATCAGAAATG GAGGAAGCTAGATGACCAATCTGCACAATCATCAACCTCTGTGCTAGGAGAGGATGATATAGGCTCACGGCCTGTTGGTGTTAAAGCAGCGAAAGCAAAAGGTAAAAGGTCTATCAGCAAGCCGGCGTTGGAAGAGGAAGAAAGGGAGTTTCAGAGCTTCTGTAAGATTAGGCAGCAGGACTTTGCGTTGAAGGACCAGTTGAACAAGCATAAATTGCTAGACAGTCTCATTGCCAAGACAGAGCCTTTAAGTGAATTAGAAATTGCTTTGAAAAATAAGCTTATTACTGACAT TTGTCCCGAGATTAGTTTTGCTTGTGTCTATCGCGACGGTTTGAATTGGAACATGACTAATTATGCAGTTTGGCAG GTGGGACATAAGAAGCAACTTGGACTGTGGTCTGATGCTTCTCGTGTTGTCTTCGACAGTATACTTGTGACACAATAA
- the LOC106325594 gene encoding probable pectinesterase/pectinesterase inhibitor 59, with amino-acid sequence MMHKIYLLSLHLLLLLLLCFNPLTTVADDNSTTGGIDGWCDQTPYPDPCKCYFKNHNGFLLPTQLSEFRIMLVEATMDRAISARDELAQSSRNCTDCRKQAVLADCIDLYGDTIVQLTRTLEGVSPKAGTGEGCTDFDAQTWLSTALTNTETCRRGSSDLNVSDFITPIVSNTKISNLISNCLAVNGSLLPTGNNGTTTADGKGFPTWVSSKERRLLQLQSARAVRANLVVAKDGSGQVNTVQAAVVDVAGRRKVTSGRYIIYVKKRIYQENINVRLNNDNIMLVGDGMRSTIITGTILSSVKGGYTTYNSATAGIEGLHFIAKGLTFQNTAGPAKGQAVELRSSSDLSIFYKCSIEGYQDTLMVHSQRQFYRGCYIYGTVDFIFGNAAVVFQNCLILPRPPLKGQANVITAQGRADPFQNTGISIHNSRIQPAPDLKPVVRTVKTYMGRPWMKYSRTVVLKTHLDSAVSPLGWSPGTEGSVFGLDTLFCAEYKNTGPGSSTKWRVRWKGFHVLNRDSDASAFTVGRFIASTVWLPHTGVPFTSGL; translated from the exons ATGATGCACAAAATCTATCTTTTATCATTACATTTACTATTGTTATTACTACTCTGCTTCAATCCTCTCACCACCGTAGCCGACGACAATTCCACCACCGGGGGCATTGACGGGTGGTGCGACCAAACTCCTTACCCTGATCCATGCAAATGCTACTTCAAAAACCACAATGGTTTCCTGCTTCCGACACAGCTATCCGAGTTCCGAATAATGCTGGTGGAAGCAACTATGGATCGGGCTATATCCGCCCGGGACGAGCTGGCTCAGTCCAGCCGCAACTGCACGGATTGCCGGAAGCAAGCCGTTTTAGCTGATTGCATTGACCTATATGGAGACACGATCGTGCAGCTAACTCGGACGCTGGAAGGAGTATCTCCAAAAGCCGGTACCGGAGAAGGGTGCACCGACTTTGACGCACAGACGTGGCTGAGCACCGCACTTACAAATACCGAGACTTGTCGACGCGGCTCTTCCGATCTCAACGTCTCAGATTTCATCACACCAATCGTATCAAACACCAAAATCTCCAACCTCATAAGCAACTGCTTAGCCGTCAACGGATCCCTCTTGCCAACCGGAAACAACGGCACCACCACTGCTGATGGGAAGGGTTTTCCAACGTGGGTTTCCAGTAAAGAGAGGAGACTTCTACAATTGCAATCCGCGCGTGCTGTCCGAGCTAACCTCGTGGTGGCCAAAGATGGATCGGGACAAGTCAATACGGTGCAAGCGGCTGTTGTTGATGTGGCTGGACGGAGAAAAGTGACGTCAGGGAGGTACA TTATATACGTTAAGAAAAGAATATATCAAGAAAACATAAATGTACGTCTCAATAACGATAACATAATGTTGGTCGGAGATGGAATGAGATCCACCATTATCACCGGAACAATACTTAG TAGTGTCAAAGGTGGTTACACCACTTACAATTCCGCCACAGCCG GTATAGAGGGACTTCACTTCATAGCCAAAGGCCTAACATTCCAGAACACGGCTGGTCCGGCCAAAGGCCAGGCCGTGGAACTCCGGTCATCCTCAGACCTCTCAATCTTCTATAAATGCTCTATTGAAGGATACCAAGACACACTGATGGTTCATTCCCAGCGCCAATTTTACCGTGGCTGCTACATTTATGGAACCGTAGATTTCATATTTGGAAACGCAGCTGTAGTTTTCCAAAACTGTCTCATCCTCCCTCGTCCCCCGCTCAAGGGTCAGGCCAATGTAATAACCGCACAAGGTCGTGCTGATCCGTTTCAGAACACAGGGATCTCTATACATAACTCAAGAATCCAACCCGCCCCTGATCTAAAACCGGTGGTCCGTACTGTTAAGACGTACATGGGCCGGCCTTGGATGAAGTACTCTCGCACCGTGGTTCTTAAGACGCATTTGGATAGTGCTGTGAGTCCATTGGGTTGGTCACCGGGGACTGAAGGTTCGGTTTTCGGTTTAGACACGCTGTTCTGTGCTGAATATAAGAATACCGGACCAGGTTCGTCCACTAAGTGGCGTGTTCGTTGGAAAGGGTTCCATGTGTTGAATAGAGATTCTGATGCATCCGCTTTCACTGTTGGAAGATTCATCGCAAGTACCGTATGGCTGCCACACACAGGCGTACCCTTCACTTCCGGGCTCTAA
- the LOC106325638 gene encoding monocopper oxidase-like protein SKS2 produces MAAAYLFSRFTTFSFLFSLALLCGFSLAGDPSVSYVFEVSYITASPLGVPQQVIAINGKFPGPVINATTNYNVDVNVFNRLDEPFLFTWNGIEIRGESWQDGVLGTNCPIPPNWNFTYSFQVKDQIGSFFYFPSLNLQRASGGFGPIIINNRDRIPIPFNEPDGEISFMIGDWYTQNHTALRGVLDSGEELGMPDGVLINGKGPYKYTSSVPDGIQYETINVDPGKTYRIRVHNVGTSTSLNFRIQNHKMLLVETEGHYNSQTNFTDFDIHVGQSYSFLVTMDQNASTDYYIVASARFVNETAWQRVTGVGILHYSNSKGQASGPLPVPATDVSQPWSVMNQQRAIKQNTSASGARPNPQGSYHYGEINITGTYILRSIPPTKINGSVRATLNGISFLNPSTPMRLADKHKVNGVYKLDFPERPADNIPPRLESSIINATYKGFIQIIFQNNDTKVQSFHIDGYSFYVVAMDFGNWTEDKKGSYNNWDAVSRSTVEVYPGAWTAVLLSLDNAGVWNIRVQNLDRWYLGQETYMRIINPEENGSTEMDQPGNALYCGALKSMQKDQIHSSATSILNEKLNLVFSLVMVLLALVPVFFC; encoded by the exons ATGGCGGCTGCTTATTTATTCTCGCGGTTTACTACATTCTCTTTCCTCTTTTCCTTGGCTCTTCTCTGTGGATTTTCTCTAGCCGGCGATCCTTCCGTCTCCTACGTGTTTGAAGTCTCGTACATCACTGCTTCTCCTCTCGGCGTTCCTCAACAG GTTATAGCAATCAATGGGAAATTTCCAGGCCCTGTGATTAATGCTACCACAAACTACAATGTTGATGTTAATGTTTTCAATCGTTTGGATGAGCCTTTTCTATTCACCTG GAATGGGATCGAGATTCGGGGTGAATCGTGGCAAGACGGTGTTCTTGGCACAAACTGTCCCATCCCTCCGAACTGGAACTTCACTTACAGCTTTCAAGTGAAAGATCAAATCGGAAGTTTTTTCTATTTCCCCTCACTTAACCTTCAGAGAGCTTCTGGTGGTTTTGGACCAATCATAATCAATAACCGGGATCGTATTCCTATCCCGTTCAATGAGCCTGATGGCGAAATCAGCTTTATGATTGGCGATTGGTATACTCAGAACCATACA GCATTAAGGGGTGTACTTGACTCTGGTGAAGAACTTGGGATGCCTGATGGAGTCCTCATCAATGGGAAAGGTCCTTACAAGTACACTAGCAGTGTACCTGATGGAATCCAGTATGAAACCATTAATGTTGATCCAG GGAAAACATACAGGATCCGTGTTCACAATGTTGGTACCTCCACAAGCTTGAACTTCAGGATTCAGAACCACAAAATGCTTTTAGTTGAAACTGAGGGTCACTACAACTCGCAAACAAACTTCACCGATTTCGATATCCATGTGGGACAGTCTTATTCATTCTTGGTCACCATGGACCAAAACGCCTCAACTGACTACTACATTGTGGCGAGTGCTAGATTTGTGAACGAAACAGCTTGGCAAAGAGTCACCGGTGTTGGCATTCTCCATTATTCCAATTCCAAAGGACAGGCTTCTGGTCCTCTTCCAGTTCCAGCAACTGATGTTTCTCAACCTTGGTCTGTAATGAACCAACAAAGAGCCATAAA GCAAAACACATCTGCAAGTGGTGCTCGTCCAAATCCGCAGGGATCATATCACTACGGAGAGATAAACATCACAGGCACATACATCTTGAGGAGTATACCTCCAACCAAAATCAATGGGTCAGTTCGTGCTACGCTTAATGGGATTTCATTTCTGAACCCAAGCACGCCCATGAGGCTTGCGGATAAGCATAAAGTGAACGGAGTTTATAAACTGGATTTCCCAGAGAGACCTGCTGACAATATACCTCCACGTTTGGAGAGTTCTATCATCAACGCGACATACAAGGGCTTTATTCAAATTATTTTCCAGAACAATGACACAAAAGTCCAGAGCTTCCATATTGATGGATACTCGTTTTACGTTGTTGC GATGGACTTCGGTAACTGGACTGAAGACAAAAAAGGCTCTTATAACAATTGGGATGCAGTATCAAGAAGCACGGTCGAG GTTTACCCAGGGGCATGGACTGCTGTACTTCTTTCCCTCGATAATGCCGGAGTTTGGAACATCAGAGTTCAGAATCTTGACAGATGGTATCTTGGCCAAGAAACATACATGCGAATCATAAACCCTGAGGAGAACGGTAGCACAGAAATGGATCAGCCTGGAAATGCTCTTTACTGTGGTGCTCTCAAGAGCATGCAGAA GGACCAGATCCATAGCTCTGCAACATCAATATTAAATGAAAAGTTGAATCTAGTTTTCAGCTTGGTGATGGTTCTGCTCGCCTTGGTTCCAGTATTTTTCTGTTAA